In one Candidatus Hepatincola sp. Av genomic region, the following are encoded:
- the ybeY gene encoding Endoribonuclease YbeY, protein MATIALNIQGVKTGLKKDELYKLKTLAKQQLSVILENLQNQENSWLLKYSNELFVVELILVNSEKMQKLNYLYRQKNTSTNVLSLQNYSQQELKQGLKLPKILIGSIIICIDVAKNEAKQFNTPFDEYFLKLLIHGLLHLMGYDHSTEEEAKEMYALENYLLQKLNLGTCGIIANYWK, encoded by the coding sequence ATGGCAACAATAGCGTTAAATATTCAAGGAGTAAAAACAGGATTAAAGAAAGATGAGCTTTATAAGTTAAAAACTTTAGCCAAACAACAATTATCTGTAATTTTAGAAAATTTACAAAACCAAGAAAACTCATGGCTTTTAAAGTATTCAAATGAATTATTTGTAGTAGAATTAATATTAGTAAATAGTGAAAAAATGCAGAAATTAAATTATTTGTATCGGCAAAAGAATACTAGTACTAATGTTTTATCCTTGCAAAATTATAGCCAACAAGAATTAAAACAAGGGTTAAAATTACCAAAGATTTTAATTGGGAGTATTATTATTTGTATAGATGTAGCAAAAAACGAGGCTAAACAATTTAATACCCCATTTGATGAATATTTTTTAAAATTGTTAATCCATGGTTTGTTGCACTTAATGGGTTACGATCATAGCACTGAAGAGGAGGCTAAGGAAATGTATGCTTTGGAAAATTATCTTTTACAAAAGCTAAACCTTGGCACTTGTGGTATAATAGCAAATTATTGGAAATAA